A single window of Hymenobacter sp. APR13 DNA harbors:
- the sucD gene encoding succinate--CoA ligase subunit alpha: MSVLVNKDSKVIVQGFTGSEGSFHAQQMIEYGTNVVGGVTPGKGGTMHLDRPVFNTVAEAVEQAGADTSIIFVPPAFAADAIMEAADAGIKVIVTITEGIPTKDMIAVKEYLKGREGLRMIGPNCPGVMTAGECKVGIMPGFIFTKGKIGIVSKSGTLTYEAVDQLTKAGLGQTTAIGIGGDPIIGTTTKEAVEMLMNDPETEGIVMIGEIGGGMEAEAARWIKETGNKKPVVGFIAGQTAPPGRRMGHAGAIVGGADDTAAAKMAIMRECGIHVVDSPAEIGDTMLRVLGGK, encoded by the coding sequence ATGAGTGTTCTGGTAAACAAGGATTCTAAAGTGATTGTGCAGGGCTTTACCGGCTCTGAAGGCTCGTTCCACGCGCAGCAGATGATTGAGTACGGCACCAATGTGGTAGGCGGCGTAACGCCCGGCAAAGGCGGCACCATGCACCTCGATCGTCCCGTGTTCAACACCGTGGCCGAAGCCGTAGAGCAGGCCGGCGCCGACACCAGCATCATCTTCGTGCCCCCGGCTTTCGCCGCCGACGCTATTATGGAAGCGGCCGACGCGGGCATTAAAGTGATTGTCACCATCACCGAAGGCATTCCGACCAAGGACATGATTGCGGTGAAGGAGTACCTGAAAGGCCGCGAAGGTCTGCGCATGATCGGGCCGAACTGCCCCGGCGTCATGACCGCCGGTGAGTGCAAAGTGGGCATCATGCCCGGCTTCATCTTCACGAAAGGCAAAATCGGCATCGTTTCCAAGTCGGGTACCCTGACCTACGAAGCCGTTGACCAGCTCACCAAAGCCGGCCTGGGCCAGACCACGGCCATCGGTATCGGCGGCGACCCAATCATCGGCACCACCACCAAAGAAGCGGTGGAAATGCTGATGAACGACCCCGAAACCGAAGGCATCGTGATGATCGGTGAAATCGGCGGCGGCATGGAAGCCGAAGCTGCTCGCTGGATCAAGGAAACCGGCAACAAGAAGCCCGTTGTAGGCTTCATTGCCGGCCAGACTGCGCCTCCCGGCCGCCGCATGGGCCACGCCGGTGCCATCGTAGGCGGTGCCGACGACACGGCGGCTGCTAAAATGGCCATCATGCGCGAGTGCGGCATCCACGTAGTGGATTCGCCCGCCGAAATCGGCGACACCATGCTGCGCGTACTGGGCGGCAAGTAG
- a CDS encoding outer membrane beta-barrel protein: MPALLRAFLILLLPFLAGCSSLYFPPPPQVPLLTQKGEWSAGLHTNFSQNTAVQGAYAVTDHLGVMASASFLHADKKQSFFGSKNNRQTEDHDFVEAGLGYYTRLRQDRRVLEIYGGVGIGATKYTEYSRETNQPTERREGTLHKYFLQANYTSKEKKSFRALGRDWPFNYGTAMRASYVQITDFRLNGVARAPEYNIFFEPITYTRIEVLGPLQLQLISGSNFGLIPRKYVKAANSVFQLGIVVNVGGQKGGK, from the coding sequence ATGCCTGCTTTGCTTCGCGCGTTTTTGATTCTGCTGCTGCCATTTCTGGCCGGCTGCTCATCGCTGTATTTTCCGCCGCCGCCGCAGGTGCCGCTACTCACCCAGAAGGGCGAGTGGAGCGCCGGCCTGCACACCAACTTCAGCCAGAACACGGCCGTGCAGGGCGCCTACGCCGTCACGGACCACCTGGGCGTGATGGCCTCCGCGTCCTTCCTGCACGCTGATAAGAAGCAGAGCTTCTTCGGCAGCAAAAACAACCGCCAGACCGAAGACCACGACTTCGTGGAAGCCGGCCTGGGCTACTACACCCGTCTGCGCCAGGACCGCCGGGTGCTGGAAATCTACGGCGGCGTGGGCATCGGGGCTACCAAGTACACCGAGTACAGCCGCGAAACCAACCAGCCCACCGAGCGCCGCGAGGGCACGCTCCACAAGTACTTCCTGCAGGCCAACTACACGTCCAAGGAAAAGAAAAGCTTCCGCGCCCTCGGCCGCGACTGGCCCTTCAACTACGGCACGGCTATGCGCGCCAGCTACGTGCAAATCACCGATTTCCGCCTCAACGGCGTGGCCCGGGCCCCCGAGTACAACATCTTCTTCGAGCCCATCACCTACACCCGCATCGAGGTGCTGGGCCCGCTGCAGCTGCAGCTCATCAGCGGCAGCAACTTCGGCCTCATCCCCCGCAAATACGTGAAGGCCGCCAACTCCGTGTTCCAGCTAGGCATTGTGGTGAACGTGGGCGGGCAAAAAGGGGGGAAATGA
- a CDS encoding mercuric reductase, with product MPNTSYDALIIGSGQAGNPLATALANAGQKVVLVEENKLGGSCINYGCSPVKAMLASAERAHQLRTADNYGLGSQEPAVDMAAVIARKDAIIGEMREGVRSNLTKETAGITVLHGHAAFSGPRTVQVELENGKIQELKAKKVFINTGTRAAIPDIEGLDGLPYLSTTQLLDLKELPEHLVILGGGYIGLEFSQLYRRLGSKVTIVEAAAQLLEREDDDVCQALTKVLSQEGVDVVLGAKVRKVSHHDGTFTLTADTRSGERRLRGSHLLVATGRTPNTDTLGLQAAGIQLDEKGYIQVNERLETDVRGVYALGDVHGGPQFTHISYDDYRVVRDGLLHRKWRSAKQRPLPYCVFTEPQLGRIGLNEEQAKEEGIAYRVATMPVSTIGRARETGRTAGFWKVLVGPDDRLLGATVLCAEGGEIMSMFQLMMAGKLKYQQLQNMVLAHPCWAEGLNNVFAKLDKPK from the coding sequence ATGCCCAATACTTCCTACGATGCACTCATAATTGGCTCCGGACAGGCCGGTAATCCACTGGCTACGGCTCTGGCTAATGCCGGCCAGAAGGTGGTGCTGGTAGAGGAAAACAAGCTCGGTGGCTCCTGCATCAACTACGGCTGCTCGCCGGTGAAGGCCATGCTGGCCTCGGCCGAGCGCGCCCACCAGCTGCGCACCGCCGACAACTACGGCCTGGGCAGCCAAGAGCCCGCCGTGGATATGGCCGCCGTCATTGCCCGCAAAGACGCCATCATTGGCGAGATGCGCGAAGGCGTGCGCAGCAACCTTACCAAGGAAACGGCCGGCATTACGGTGCTGCACGGCCACGCCGCCTTCAGCGGCCCGCGCACGGTGCAGGTGGAGCTGGAAAACGGCAAAATCCAGGAACTGAAGGCTAAAAAGGTGTTCATCAACACCGGCACGCGGGCGGCCATTCCCGACATCGAAGGGCTGGATGGCCTGCCCTACCTTTCCACCACCCAGCTACTCGACCTGAAAGAATTGCCTGAGCACCTCGTGATTCTGGGCGGCGGCTACATCGGGCTGGAGTTCAGCCAGCTCTACCGCCGCCTGGGCAGCAAGGTCACCATCGTGGAGGCGGCCGCGCAGCTGCTGGAGCGCGAAGACGACGACGTATGCCAGGCTCTAACTAAGGTGCTGAGCCAGGAAGGCGTGGACGTGGTGCTGGGCGCCAAAGTGCGCAAAGTCAGCCACCACGACGGCACCTTCACCCTCACCGCCGACACCCGCTCCGGCGAGCGGCGCCTGCGTGGCTCGCACCTGCTGGTAGCCACCGGCCGCACGCCCAACACCGATACGCTGGGCCTGCAAGCTGCCGGCATCCAGCTTGATGAGAAAGGCTACATCCAGGTGAATGAGCGGCTGGAAACCGACGTGCGCGGCGTCTACGCCCTCGGCGACGTGCACGGCGGCCCCCAGTTCACCCACATCAGCTACGACGACTACCGCGTGGTGCGCGACGGCCTGCTGCACCGCAAATGGCGCTCGGCCAAGCAGCGGCCCCTGCCCTACTGCGTGTTCACCGAGCCTCAGCTGGGCCGCATCGGCCTGAATGAGGAGCAGGCCAAGGAGGAAGGCATAGCCTACCGCGTAGCCACCATGCCCGTCAGCACGATAGGCCGCGCCCGCGAAACCGGCCGCACCGCCGGCTTCTGGAAGGTGCTCGTGGGGCCCGATGACCGGCTGCTGGGCGCCACGGTGCTGTGTGCCGAGGGCGGCGAAATCATGAGCATGTTTCAGCTGATGATGGCCGGCAAGCTCAAGTACCAGCAGCTGCAGAACATGGTGCTGGCCCACCCCTGCTGGGCCGAAGGGCTGAACAACGTGTTTGCCAAGCTGGACAAGCCGAAGTAG
- a CDS encoding GNAT family N-acetyltransferase encodes MTTFAETPRLLLRELQPTDAPGMFALDSDPEVQRYVGNRPVLTLAESQQAIAFVRRQYQENGIGRWAVELKETGEFLGWAGLKLIREPLNGHVDFYEVGYRLIRRYWGHGYATEAARASVAYGFQELRQPVLYAIADMQNLASRAVLAKVGFQHLGEFEHEGVPTAWLEARATAI; translated from the coding sequence ATGACCACCTTCGCCGAAACGCCCCGCCTGCTGCTGCGCGAGCTACAGCCCACCGACGCGCCTGGCATGTTTGCGTTGGACTCAGACCCAGAAGTGCAACGCTACGTCGGCAACCGGCCCGTGCTGACGCTGGCCGAAAGCCAGCAGGCCATAGCCTTTGTGCGGCGGCAGTACCAGGAAAACGGCATTGGCCGCTGGGCCGTGGAGCTCAAGGAAACCGGCGAATTCCTGGGCTGGGCCGGCCTGAAACTGATTCGCGAGCCACTCAACGGCCACGTCGATTTCTACGAGGTTGGGTACCGACTTATCCGGCGGTACTGGGGCCACGGCTATGCCACGGAAGCAGCCCGCGCCTCAGTGGCGTATGGCTTCCAGGAGCTGCGGCAGCCGGTACTCTACGCCATTGCCGACATGCAGAATCTGGCCTCCCGCGCCGTACTAGCGAAAGTCGGATTTCAGCACTTAGGCGAATTCGAGCACGAGGGCGTGCCCACGGCGTGGCTGGAGGCGCGGGCCACGGCTATTTAG